ACCCTCCCGAGCTGCCCCTGCGGCGCGCGTCCCTGGCCAGcgccgcgacggcgacggcgacggccgcgCACGCGCCAACGCCCGCCGCGACGCTCACCTTCCCGCAGAACGCGCCGGCGGCGTCGCacacgctgccgccgccgcctcctacGTCTACCCCGCTGCTGCCCCACGGGCCAGCCGCGCCGGCTGCCGAGAAGAGGAGGCCCTGCGCCGCGGCGTCGAGGAGGGGCACCAGCGGCAGcgagccgatcgcggcggcggcgcgcacggcGCACAGGTACAGCGCCGCCGCAGAGCAGACGGCCGAGATCGCGCCGGCCACCACGAAGTACCTGCACGCGCTCATCTCAATGAACGCCGTCGACATGCGCGTGGCCAACTGTGTGAGCGTGTAGCAGAGTAGCCTCTTACTTGAGAGCGTTGTACTGGCTGCACGAGACGGCGTAGCTCGACGGGGCTCcccggtcgccgccgccgacgaccAGCTGGCTGGCGGTGCCCATCACGACGGCGGCCGCCACCGACAGGACGAGCGCGGCGATGCGGAAGAGGAGGCTCACCGCCTTGCCGGCCTCACCGTCGGCCATCTTGATCGAAAAGTGAATGGACTATGGAGCGACAGCAAGAGTACAAGACCAACGCCAAGAAAAACCAAGCTATATAAACCGGGTCCAGATGCTTGCAATGGTGGTGAACTCTGAATGGATGCATGTAACCGAGCAAGCAACCAACAATTTGTCATCCTAAGGCTCATGTCAAATCAAGAATTTGAATTTCCCCTTGCTTTTAAAAATTAGCAGGGAATTCGTCCATGGCCCCCCAACTACGTGATCTCCAAGGCAAAGGAAACATTCAGATAAACCGCGCCTGCAGTATCTTACTATTCTGAACTTGAAGATATCTGCAGAATGTGACTTGTATCTTATAAATTCAGATTCAGGATAGATTGGTAGTAGGGGAGGAGGTTTATGGGTGAGCAAGACACTCAACAGAAGCAAACATTCTGTTGGCGCAAAGTTTGGTTGCCACCAGCAAGAACAGATGCTTGTGTTGGTGGACAACTCTGAAAGGAGGCATGTAAGTGTATCATATATACTATTGATGCAGTAGCTATACTGAATTACTGGTAGAAAGAGAAGACGTCTATTGTTCAGCAAGACACTCTATTAAAGCAAAAACTTGTCTTGCTCAATGACCCAAGTTGCAGTTCCCTTTAGTTAATTTGACGACGAAGAGGTATGCCGCATCCATAAGGAATTCAGAAACAGGTTGTTCATTTCAACTGTTCAAGTTGTTCAAGGTCCGAGGCAAGCAAGACACTGATCTTTCTATTCAGTAATGTCTTTTAATGAACAGCAGAGTTTCCTTGAATTTGAATAGTTCCAAAGTGAATAGAATTCAGTGGGTTTGAGACAGTAGACAGTATTGTAAGGGTTCAAGTAAAAAGAATCATTATAAGAAATATGGTCCCATTAGACCATAATTGTGATTtctcccctccccctcttaggcTACGAGCACTGATTCCTTTCAATCATATAATATCGCATCAAGGATCATGAAAATTTAAAGATCATCCTGATTTTGAATCACCTCTTGCAGAGTTGCTGTTAAAAAAATAGAATTGACTTCCTCTTTGGCCTCTTTGGTCACCTAATCATGAGCTCTCCAAGACAAAGCAAACATTCAGATGACCATGTCAGCGATAATGTAACCAGCATCGTAGTATATATTAACGAAAGCAGTCACATTGGTAGTATGGGAAGAGGTCTATGGGTGAGCGAGACACTCAACAAATGCATACTTGTCTGGCCAATAGGCCTAATTCCTTCTAAATTCTTTGGTGTCCAGAGTTTACTTTAGTTAATTCTACCGGGAAGAGGCTTCGCCTCCATAAGGAATAATTCAGAAATGTTTGCTCATGATCAAGTTTTTTGAGGTTCGAGAGGCAATACATTGGTTGTATTATTCAGTAACCATAATATTGAAAATAAACATGTAAATTTTATGTCTAATTGGAAACGTTCCAAAATGAATAGATACAATGTGTTTGAGAATTGAGATCAGAACAAAGAGCTGTTACCTTCAATGAACACGGGCTAAATTTAATACCCTGATCCATGAAGAAGAAGCAAAAGAGCATCACATAACAACCGGGAAAATTTTAACTTCAGGTCTGTGCTGACAGTGTCATTGATTGAAACCAGCAACTTGGTAAGCCTTTTGAACTGCAGGGGGCATGAAACCTGAACATATTCAGGTTCATATGGTTACTGCCTGAATGGTGCCAGAAATGCTTGATGAGGACAGCTTCCTAATTCTCTCGACGTGATAATGATCTGATGCGTATGATCTCAGCGAAGTCAAGTTAACTACTTTTAAATGAACTGAAGATGAGTCATGTTTCAGATATGTGTAGCTGTCTGTTCCTCCCCTTGTATGTTTTTTCAATTATGTCATAATTTATAGGATAAACTTGCACCATTGTCTGAATTTGTCATAATTTATTCAAGTAGTTTTTGTTTTTTGGTTGCAATGTGAAGGCATGCAAGGGGAAGGCCCAAATCATATTTGGATGTACTCACATGGAAGCAGCCGCAGTTCGTTTATCTGTTTGATTGTGACATCTTAAAAAGATAGCAGCACATGTACAATAAAAAATGAGTTACCCAGGCTGACTTCCAAAACCGAAACTCCCCAAGAACATATCCTGCTCCTTGTTTCCAGATCATGGTAAAATCAATCGAAAAGTAGGAATCAATCAACTGAACAACTCAAGCGAAACAAGTTTCTGCAAATTTCATAATCTGACGAAGTTGAGCTAATGGTGGCAATGGCAGCCGCGGCCACAACCCGACTTCGCCTTCTTCGTTTCATCACCCTTGAACCAAGTCGAGACCGGCACGTCCTTCAGGTACTTGGACGCAGCCAGggcgacggccgccgccatcgagaCGGCACCGGACGCGCGGACCCGCTGGCAGAACTCGCCGGAGCCCTTGCAGACGCCGGCGACCCTGTGGCCGCAGGTGCCGAAGTCGTCCACCGAGAACGCCAGCGCCGACGAGGAGTAGAGGAACACCTGCGCGGCCGTGTCGACGAGCTCGGCCAGCGACCTGGCCGCCTTGCCTTCGCCctccctgccgcgcgccgccagccacgccgccgccgcctgcagcGCCGCCGAGATGATATTGGCGACGAGAGAATACCTGCACCGCCGTGCGTGCACATGAATCCAATTCCATGGTCAGCGCATCAATGGAGACACAGGCCGGAGGAAGAATGCGTGTACGGTGCGCGTACTTGAGGGAGCTGTAGTCGCTGTAGGAGACGGAAACCTGGCTCGCCGGAACGCAGCCGGCGCAGGAGCGCTGGGATGCGGACGCCATCATGGCCGCCGACGCCACCGACAGCGCCACGGTGGCGATGCGGAGGGCGAGGCTGGCCGCGTCCGACGACCCGTCGGACTTGCCAGCAGCCATGGTTGATGGTTCAGAGCAACATCAACGAGCAAGGCATCACCTTACACACCACAGATTAAGCGCTTGTATGAGCAAGACAAGCAAGTAGTTGGTCGGAAAAAAAATTAAGCAATCTCTAGTCCAATTATGGAGCATTTATTCCCAACTATTTCTTGGCTAATGATTCTGACAGCAGTTAGGAACTACTACTACTCatctagaaaaataaaaaaaatcagtaGATAATTTTTCGCTGCCGAATGGGGTGAATGCTTCATATGGTAATCGTCTAATCGAAGATGTGATCGAGATCATTGCGATGAAGTGGTTAGCTACTCTCACGAGCAACTTACATTGTAAAAGCGCAATTTTCGCAATGGTTTGTATAAAAGGGTGAAGTTGATAAGGTAGTCGACCGTTGACTTGGACCCGGTACGTCTCTGCCAGTGAGCAAGGTGGTGCCTTGGCTTTTCAGGCACATCAATCACTAACCATCTTGCTAACCATTTTCTATTGCTACTTGCGAAGATTGCTTACTTTGTATTTTACACTGGatcatttttttcttttgtgtCATATTCCATTTCTAGGGAACTTATTTTGTTCACCAAAGAAATTTTGAGTAGGAGCTCGCTTGTATAATAAGCACAACTACTTAAATCAATTACATCTCTCTGTCTATATATGCTTCTCAAAATTGGCTACTGGCACTGCAAAAATGTTGACATTTTGTTAGAGTTGCTGAAAAAAAAAGGGTCTCCTTTTGTCCAGAAGAGACTTCAAGTTACGGTCATTTTTGAGTGGATGTGTTTTATCTGAGATCTTGCATTAGAACCCGTTTGAGTTATATTCATGTTTGTTTACCGACCCAGTAATGAccttttttcccttttttcACTTAAAAAGTACCATCGATTGGCGTGTGTTTAAGATACTTAAGGATTCTTTTTTTCCTCTTGCAATTAAAACGTACCACATATTGCTGCGTGTATTGGAGCTAGTGATAATTTTTTCCCCTCTTGCACTAAAAACGGATATATTGGGGCAATATTTTCATTTATTTAATTATCGTTCTTTAAAACCATGGTAGTAGCTGGTCTGAGTTTCCATGTTATGATAGAATGATTGCACATGGAGTGTTCTGAACCGGTGCATATAATCAACATTATTATTATATTCCATATTATGCACTGGTGTGTATTATAGGGTTGTGTGTGTGACTTGACCTCGAACAGAAGTTAGTTAGAAGGTCTTCCATCAACTACAACCATGTACTTGTTAAGTACGTAGGCACGAATGTCTTGCAAAAACATATTAAAAGAACATGTTACACAATGCAAGTACCATTATTCTAACAATTGAACAATACAGACCTGTCATACGACATTTCCTGGCACTTGCCACCAAGAACAACATCAGTCAATGCCCATCAACATAGTTTGGAAAACATCATGTTTTTCTACCATTAGCGAGGTCctatttttctttcctttcctaaTTTTTAAGATTGTTCGTCCAAAGCTATAGTCTATCTCCTTAATATAGAATTGTAATTCAAGACAAGGAACAACTAGACGCTAGTAAAGTCATAACTCATATAGCTTCTTTTtgtcttttgtttttctttcaCCATAGTTATTTTTCAACATTGACTGCTTATTTGCTTTGGCCATCTCGAGATATAATACTACAGGTAAAATCACAATTTTTCCCATTGTGATGTCATCATGTAAGAAATATGATCCCATTAGACCataattgtgattttggtgaCTGAGTAATAACATAGTCATCAGGAGTAATATGTGTATCAAGAATGAATATTTGTAGGATTTTAGAGGTTCCAAAGATGAACGCAAAGAAAACCTCCAAAGCCGAGACAACGAGAGGAATGAATTGGAGTCCCATGGATATTTATATTTTGACTGATCAAATGGGTTATATTTCTGAAGAATCTTGTAGAGCATTTCACAAGCTTTCCATAGAGTTCAAGATCATCAAAATCGGAGTTCCGAACAAAAAGTTACGATCAAAACAAGCAAAAGATTCCTGACCAACGCAATTGACATATTAAATCGGTGGTGCACCGAAAAGAGCACCGAATTAGTCGGTGAGGGTATCAAATCTTGCAAACCTCTCTGTACTAACAATATGGTTCGGTGGTGACATGAGGATATTCACCGAACCAGTCAGTGAGGGTGGtagaaggaagaagatcaacTCTAGTTTGACACTATCATTCGATGGTCCATAAGAAGCATGCACCGTATCAGTCGGTGGTGATTGTGGGGCCCAGAAGTCAGCCTCTCATTAGTCAGCCTCTCATTAGCTAACAACGGCTAGCTAAGGTGAAGGCCACCGATTGATTCGGTGGTACCCCTCCTGTGCGCACCGAATCAGTCGGTGGTACGCAGAATGTTGCAATGCGTTtgcaacggctagtttctttaGTTGGGGCTATAAATATCCCTCCACCCAGCTATTTCATGTGTGTTAGAGCTTGGAGAAGCTATAGGCTTGGTTTTTACATAGATACAAGCTCTATCCACCAAAGTGCTTAGTGATTAAATCCATAGGCCTTAGTACATACTTAGAGAGT
Above is a genomic segment from Panicum hallii strain FIL2 chromosome 8, PHallii_v3.1, whole genome shotgun sequence containing:
- the LOC112872387 gene encoding CASP-like protein 1U1, encoding MHPFRVHHHCKHLDPMADGEAGKAVSLLFRIAALVLSVAAAVVMGTASQLVVGGGDRGAPSSYAVSCSQYNALKYFVVAGAISAVCSAAALYLCAVRAAAAIGSLPLVPLLDAAAQGLLFSAAGAAGPWGSSGVDVGGGGGSVCDAAGAFCGKVSVAAGVGACAAVAVAVAALARDARRRGSSGGSCDW
- the LOC112903460 gene encoding CASP-like protein 1U3 is translated as MAAGKSDGSSDAASLALRIATVALSVASAAMMASASQRSCAGCVPASQVSVSYSDYSSLKYSLVANIISAALQAAAAWLAARGREGEGKAARSLAELVDTAAQVFLYSSSALAFSVDDFGTCGHRVAGVCKGSGEFCQRVRASGAVSMAAAVALAASKYLKDVPVSTWFKGDETKKAKSGCGRGCHCHH